A region from the Achromobacter seleniivolatilans genome encodes:
- the htpX gene encoding protease HtpX — protein sequence MKRIVLFVITNLAVMLVLSATLRILGVDRYITANGLNLNALLIFSVVVGFTGAIISLLISKPMAKWSTGAQVLDPNAPRSQREAWLVETVHQLADRAGIGRPEVAIYEGAPNAFATGAFKNDSLVAVSTGLLESMTEEEVAAVLAHEVAHIANGDMITLTLIQGVVNTFVVFLARVVGYFIDRVVFKNERGIGPGYYVTVLVCEIIFGILASIIVAWFSRQREYRADAGSAHLMGAREPMMRALARLGGLEPGDLPKSFEASGITGKGGLSAMFASHPPIPARIAALQNARVI from the coding sequence ATGAAACGCATTGTCCTGTTCGTCATCACCAACCTGGCCGTCATGCTCGTGCTGTCGGCCACGCTGCGCATTCTGGGCGTAGACCGCTACATCACGGCCAATGGCCTGAACTTGAATGCCCTGCTGATTTTCTCGGTTGTCGTGGGTTTCACGGGCGCGATCATCTCGCTCCTGATCAGCAAGCCCATGGCCAAATGGAGCACCGGCGCGCAAGTGCTGGACCCGAACGCCCCCCGCAGCCAGCGGGAAGCCTGGCTGGTTGAAACCGTGCACCAGTTGGCCGACCGCGCCGGCATCGGCCGCCCGGAAGTCGCCATCTATGAAGGCGCGCCCAACGCATTTGCCACCGGCGCATTCAAGAACGACTCGCTGGTTGCGGTGTCGACGGGACTGCTGGAAAGCATGACCGAAGAAGAAGTCGCTGCGGTGCTGGCGCATGAAGTTGCCCACATCGCCAACGGCGACATGATCACCCTGACCCTGATCCAGGGCGTCGTGAACACCTTTGTCGTGTTCCTGGCTCGCGTCGTCGGCTACTTCATCGACCGCGTCGTGTTCAAGAATGAACGCGGCATCGGCCCGGGTTACTACGTCACCGTGCTGGTCTGTGAGATCATTTTCGGCATCCTGGCCTCGATCATCGTGGCCTGGTTCTCGCGCCAGCGCGAATACCGTGCCGACGCCGGTTCCGCCCACCTGATGGGCGCCCGCGAACCGATGATGCGTGCCCTGGCCCGCCTGGGCGGTCTGGAACCGGGCGACCTGCCCAAGTCCTTTGAAGCCTCGGGCATCACTGGCAAGGGTGGCCTGTCCGCCATGTTTGCCTCGCACCCGCCAATTCCGGCCCGCATCGCCGCGCTGCAAAATGCCCGCGTGATCTAA
- a CDS encoding L-serine ammonia-lyase, whose amino-acid sequence MAVSVFDLFKVGIGPSSSHTVGPMRAALLFAQGLERDGLIPSVAHVRAELYGSLGATGKGHGTDKGVLLGLMGEAPDTVDPAAIAGMVASVRASRLLPLLGKYSVPFVEKEHMVFYRREAMAEHPNGMKFHAYDANGESLREARYLSVGGGFVVTAGASNSQVIAAHNQLPYPFRMGRELLTMCRESGLSVAQLMMQNELTWRDASEVAGGLDRIWQVMQDCVARGCGINYPEADGELPGPLRVRRRAPELYRNLTQRAERTLSDPLSVMDWVNLYAMAVNEENAAGGRVVTAPTNGAAGIIPAVLHYYDRFIPGSNREGVRDFLLTAAAIGLLYKYNASLSGAEVGCQGEVGVACSMAAGGLAAALGGTVEQVENAAEIGMEHNLGLTCDPVGGLVQIPCIERNAMASIKAVNAARMALRGDGQHYVSLDSVIKTMRETGADMKTKYKETARGGLAVNIVEC is encoded by the coding sequence GTGGCCGTTTCTGTATTTGATCTGTTTAAAGTAGGCATAGGCCCGTCGAGCTCCCATACGGTGGGGCCCATGCGGGCCGCTCTGTTGTTTGCGCAAGGCCTGGAGCGTGATGGCCTGATCCCCAGCGTTGCCCACGTCCGCGCCGAGCTTTATGGCTCGTTGGGCGCCACGGGCAAAGGGCACGGCACCGACAAGGGCGTGCTGCTGGGCTTGATGGGTGAAGCCCCCGACACGGTGGACCCGGCCGCCATCGCCGGCATGGTCGCGTCAGTGCGTGCCAGCCGCCTGCTGCCGCTGCTGGGCAAGTATTCCGTTCCCTTCGTGGAAAAAGAGCACATGGTGTTCTACCGCCGCGAGGCGATGGCTGAACACCCTAACGGCATGAAGTTTCACGCCTATGACGCCAACGGCGAGTCGCTGCGCGAAGCCCGCTACCTGTCCGTGGGCGGCGGCTTCGTGGTGACGGCCGGCGCGTCCAATAGCCAGGTCATCGCCGCCCATAATCAACTGCCGTATCCGTTCCGCATGGGCCGCGAATTGCTGACGATGTGCCGCGAGAGCGGGTTGTCGGTGGCGCAATTGATGATGCAAAACGAGTTGACCTGGCGCGATGCCTCCGAAGTGGCGGGTGGCCTGGATCGCATCTGGCAAGTGATGCAGGACTGCGTGGCCCGAGGTTGCGGCATCAACTACCCCGAGGCGGATGGCGAGTTGCCCGGCCCGTTGCGGGTGCGCCGCCGTGCGCCAGAGCTATATCGCAACCTGACACAGCGCGCCGAACGTACGCTGTCGGACCCGTTGTCCGTCATGGACTGGGTCAACCTGTATGCCATGGCGGTCAACGAAGAAAACGCGGCTGGCGGCCGGGTTGTCACCGCGCCGACCAATGGCGCGGCGGGCATCATTCCAGCCGTGCTGCACTATTACGACCGTTTCATTCCAGGGTCCAACCGCGAGGGCGTGCGCGACTTTTTGCTGACGGCTGCCGCCATCGGGCTGCTCTACAAGTACAACGCGTCGCTTTCCGGCGCCGAGGTCGGCTGTCAGGGCGAAGTGGGCGTGGCGTGTTCCATGGCGGCAGGCGGCTTGGCTGCGGCGCTGGGCGGCACGGTCGAGCAGGTTGAGAACGCGGCCGAAATCGGCATGGAGCATAATCTGGGCCTGACCTGCGACCCGGTGGGCGGCTTGGTGCAGATCCCCTGTATCGAGCGCAATGCCATGGCCTCTATCAAGGCCGTGAATGCGGCCCGGATGGCGCTGCGGGGCGATGGCCAGCACTATGTGTCGCTGGATTCCGTCATTAAGACCATGCGCGAAACGGGCGCTGACATGAAGACCAAGTACAAGGAAACCGCCCGTGGCGGCCTGGCGGTGAACATCGTCGAGTGCTGA
- a CDS encoding Na/Pi cotransporter family protein — protein sequence MSGLITLLDFAGYVALLLWGVHMVQTGVQRAFGAALGAALGKALGTRLRAFAAGLGITAALQSSTATGLMITGFAAGGVVALVPALAAMLGANVGTTLIVQLLSFDLTSLAPILILAGVWMFRRYPPGRTRDLGRVFIGLGLLLLSLHQLVELFEPFQTAPMLGMILDALATQPVAAVLLSAAFTWAAHSSVAVVVLVMSLASHHMVAPHVAFALVLGANLGTAINPMIEGVTGDDPAARRLPLGNLLTRVLGVLAGLVLLPVLQPLMSDMASDPARAVANFHTLFNAVIALVFLPILTPYAALLTRWLPKRADPNDPSRPQYLDEWAHDVPAVALGNAAREALRMADMVQTLLLYARAGFKRDNRHRMVQARQLDAALDKLENAITTYLATLDQENMTRDDIQRMDDILAFTSNIGHAGDIAHHGLLSHVAKLRKQGWTFSPEQRSSLDDTLGQLISNQRTAAALFVNDDLRQARALAGEKARFRTIETQAADTHLQKIKAGQVDAAEVGALYLDILRDMKGINSHLVGAAAYPLLARHGELLPSRLREAGN from the coding sequence ATGTCCGGACTTATTACCCTGCTTGACTTCGCCGGCTACGTCGCGCTCCTGTTGTGGGGCGTGCATATGGTCCAAACCGGCGTCCAACGCGCATTTGGCGCGGCGCTCGGGGCGGCGCTGGGCAAAGCGCTGGGCACCCGCTTACGCGCCTTTGCCGCCGGCCTGGGCATCACCGCCGCACTGCAAAGCAGCACCGCCACGGGCCTGATGATCACCGGCTTCGCGGCTGGCGGCGTGGTTGCCCTGGTTCCAGCCCTGGCCGCGATGCTGGGCGCCAACGTCGGCACGACGCTGATCGTGCAATTGCTGTCGTTCGATCTGACCTCGCTCGCCCCCATTTTGATCCTGGCGGGCGTCTGGATGTTCCGCCGCTACCCGCCGGGCCGCACGCGCGACTTGGGCCGGGTGTTTATCGGCCTGGGGCTGCTGCTGCTGTCGCTCCACCAGTTGGTCGAGCTTTTCGAGCCATTCCAAACCGCGCCGATGCTGGGCATGATCCTGGACGCGCTGGCCACCCAGCCGGTGGCCGCCGTGCTGTTGTCAGCCGCCTTTACCTGGGCGGCGCACTCCAGCGTAGCAGTGGTCGTGCTGGTGATGTCCTTGGCCAGCCACCATATGGTGGCGCCGCACGTCGCCTTTGCGCTGGTGCTGGGCGCAAACCTGGGCACCGCCATCAACCCCATGATCGAAGGTGTAACCGGCGACGACCCGGCCGCCCGCAGGCTGCCCTTGGGCAATTTGCTGACCCGGGTGCTGGGTGTGCTGGCCGGCCTGGTGCTTTTGCCGGTGCTGCAACCCCTGATGAGCGACATGGCCAGCGACCCGGCGCGCGCCGTCGCTAACTTCCACACGCTGTTCAACGCGGTCATTGCCCTGGTCTTCCTGCCCATATTGACACCCTATGCGGCGTTGCTTACGCGCTGGCTGCCCAAACGCGCCGACCCGAACGATCCATCCCGCCCCCAATATCTGGACGAATGGGCGCACGATGTGCCGGCCGTCGCCCTGGGTAACGCCGCTCGCGAAGCCCTGCGCATGGCCGATATGGTGCAGACCCTGTTGCTGTACGCGCGGGCGGGTTTCAAGCGCGACAACCGCCATCGCATGGTGCAGGCGCGTCAGCTGGATGCGGCTCTGGACAAGCTGGAGAACGCGATCACGACCTACCTGGCCACGCTGGACCAGGAAAACATGACGCGCGACGATATCCAGCGGATGGACGACATTCTGGCTTTCACAAGCAATATCGGCCACGCGGGCGACATCGCCCATCACGGCTTGCTCAGCCATGTCGCCAAGCTGCGCAAGCAAGGCTGGACCTTTTCGCCCGAACAACGTTCCAGCCTGGACGACACCTTGGGCCAACTGATCTCCAACCAGCGTACTGCCGCCGCGCTCTTCGTGAATGACGACTTGCGTCAGGCTCGCGCGCTGGCAGGCGAAAAAGCGCGTTTCCGCACAATCGAGACCCAAGCTGCCGACACACACCTGCAAAAGATCAAGGCCGGCCAAGTCGACGCCGCCGAAGTGGGCGCGCTGTACTTGGACATCCTGCGCGACATGAAGGGCATCAACTCCCATCTCGTGGGTGCCGCCGCCTATCCGCTGCTAGCCCGCCACGGCGAACTCCTGCCCAGCCGCCTGCGCGAAGCCGGGAATTGA
- a CDS encoding dienelactone hydrolase family protein, with translation MSFSAAAGNVAPTVIHTDTQGLVHGDFKLPVADGSIDAYFAAPEGRRDLPIVLVVQEIFGIHEHIKDICRRVAKAGYLAVAANLYERQGDASVYTDIPKLISELVSKVPDEQVFSDLDASVAWAAQNGGDAKRVAVTGFCWGGRLTWMYAAHNPNVRAAVAWYGKLSVGHGPLIKRVAYDVVNELNGPVLGLYGAKDGSIPVADIEIMKTKLAAGNAAAKQSEFVVYPEADHAFMADYRASYKPEAAQDGWRRMLEWFKRYL, from the coding sequence ATGAGTTTTTCCGCCGCCGCCGGTAACGTCGCTCCCACTGTCATCCATACCGATACGCAAGGCCTCGTCCACGGGGATTTCAAGCTTCCCGTGGCTGATGGCTCGATTGATGCCTATTTCGCCGCGCCAGAAGGCCGCCGCGACTTGCCGATCGTGCTGGTGGTGCAGGAAATCTTTGGCATCCATGAGCACATCAAGGATATCTGCCGCCGGGTTGCCAAAGCCGGCTATCTGGCCGTTGCCGCCAATCTGTACGAACGCCAGGGCGACGCTTCGGTCTACACCGATATTCCCAAACTCATCTCTGAATTGGTCAGCAAAGTGCCGGACGAACAGGTCTTTTCCGATCTGGACGCCAGCGTAGCTTGGGCTGCGCAGAACGGCGGCGACGCCAAGCGCGTGGCGGTAACTGGCTTTTGCTGGGGCGGACGCCTGACCTGGATGTATGCCGCGCACAATCCGAATGTGCGGGCTGCCGTGGCGTGGTACGGCAAGCTCAGCGTGGGTCATGGCCCGCTGATCAAGCGCGTGGCTTATGACGTGGTCAATGAGTTGAACGGGCCGGTGTTGGGCCTGTACGGCGCCAAGGATGGCAGTATCCCTGTGGCCGACATTGAAATAATGAAGACCAAGCTGGCCGCTGGCAACGCCGCAGCCAAGCAATCGGAATTTGTTGTGTATCCCGAGGCCGACCATGCGTTTATGGCGGACTACCGGGCCAGCTACAAGCCCGAAGCGGCGCAGGATGGCTGGCGCCGGATGCTGGAGTGGTTCAAGCGCTATTTGTGA
- a CDS encoding ZIP family metal transporter — MLLLWVLLATVTGGLIAVFVASWLAYKVFAQYLHHMVSLSVGVLLSVALLHLLPEAFEGGVADAHTLFALMLASLIGFFVLEKIALLRHSHHHEGDGHHHHKGHDHHEAGRGGMLILVGSSLHNLCDGVLVAAAFLTDPLLGVLTAASIIVHEVPHKLSDFVVLLNAGLARRRAFSLILFTSLCSAVGGIIGYFVLQQAQDWVPYILVVAASSFLYISVADLMPQMHERVSLSDAVPQLLLVGVGVALIYSVTTLMHHGHEHEAEAGHGAAHVEHSHSH, encoded by the coding sequence ATGTTGCTGCTCTGGGTCTTGCTTGCCACCGTTACCGGTGGCCTTATCGCCGTCTTTGTCGCCAGTTGGCTGGCCTACAAGGTGTTCGCCCAATATCTGCATCACATGGTGAGCCTGTCCGTGGGGGTGTTGCTGTCGGTGGCGCTGCTGCACTTGCTGCCCGAGGCCTTTGAAGGCGGGGTGGCCGATGCGCATACGCTCTTTGCGCTGATGCTGGCGTCCCTGATCGGATTCTTTGTTCTGGAGAAGATCGCTCTGCTGCGCCACAGCCATCACCATGAAGGCGACGGGCATCATCATCACAAGGGCCATGATCATCATGAGGCGGGCCGGGGCGGCATGCTGATTCTGGTGGGCAGTTCACTGCACAACCTCTGCGACGGTGTGCTGGTGGCCGCCGCCTTCCTGACGGACCCGTTATTGGGCGTGCTGACTGCGGCATCGATCATCGTGCATGAAGTGCCCCACAAATTGAGCGATTTTGTCGTGCTGCTCAATGCAGGCCTGGCGCGCCGCCGCGCTTTTTCACTGATCCTGTTTACCAGCTTGTGTTCAGCCGTGGGCGGCATAATAGGGTACTTCGTGCTCCAGCAGGCGCAGGACTGGGTGCCGTATATCTTGGTGGTGGCTGCCAGCAGCTTCCTCTACATTTCGGTGGCCGACCTGATGCCGCAGATGCATGAACGGGTATCTCTTTCCGATGCTGTCCCCCAATTGCTGCTGGTGGGTGTTGGCGTCGCGCTGATCTACAGCGTGACGACGCTGATGCATCATGGGCATGAGCATGAGGCCGAAGCCGGCCACGGCGCGGCCCATGTGGAACATTCCCACTCGCACTAG
- the polA gene encoding DNA polymerase I, whose translation MKKTLLLVDGSSYLYRAFHAMPDLRNAQGEPTGALYGVVNMLRKLVSDHKAEYAACIFDARGKTFRDDLYPEYKSHRPPMPEDLAAQIEPIHRAVRALGWPVLAIEGVEADDVIGTLAKRAAEQDVHTIVSTGDKDLAQLVNSHVTLVNTMTGEVLDEPGVVNKFGVPPDRIVDYLMLVGDTVDNVPGVTKVGPKTAVKWLSEFGSIDKLVENADGIKGVAGSNLREAMPNFPLTRQLLTVKYDCDLAGHVETVDDLTPRERDDATLTELYERYGFRTWLRDLTGDTERVPTGDARIAAEAPAAPTEVDYRIISDWTEFDAWVERLKDAPLAALDTETTSLDQMQAKLVGLSLSVKPGVACYIPVAHRGPDNAPQLPKAEVLARLKPWLEDASRAKLLHHAKYDTHVFANEGIKLAGVTDDTMLQAYVLESHRGVGLTELAQRYLGRSGVSYEDLCGKGAKQIGFDEVAVDKAGHYAAEDADFTLQLHQVLRPMVSADEGLNRIYLLEMQVSAVLTTIERNGVKVDAAELGRQSHKLGQEMLLLEQKAYELAGQPFNLNSPKQLGEILFGRMQLPVVRKTASGAPSTDEDVLSKLALDYPLPQVLLEYRGLSKLKSTYTDKLPRMINPDTGRVHTRYAQAAVITGRLASSDPNLQNIPVRTEAGRRVREAFIAEQGLLLSADYSQIELRIMAHVSDDANLQRAFAAGEDIHRATASEVFGVSLENVTSEQRRAAKAINFGLIYGMGVFGLASNLGITRDAAQAYIDRYFARYPGVAMYMDDTRRLAREQGYVETVFGRRLQLPEIRGASGPRRQGAERAAINAPMQGTAADLIKMAMVAVQDWLEAEKLQTRMIMQVHDELVLETPDAELELVKEALPRLMCNVAELRVPLVAEVGMGKNWEQAH comes from the coding sequence ATGAAAAAAACCTTATTACTGGTCGACGGGTCAAGTTACTTGTACCGCGCTTTCCACGCTATGCCTGATTTGCGCAACGCGCAAGGCGAACCCACGGGTGCGCTCTACGGCGTGGTGAATATGTTGCGCAAGCTGGTATCTGACCATAAGGCAGAGTATGCCGCATGTATATTCGATGCTCGCGGCAAGACGTTTCGGGACGATTTGTATCCGGAATATAAATCGCACCGCCCCCCCATGCCGGAAGACCTGGCAGCACAAATCGAGCCCATCCATCGCGCCGTGCGGGCGCTGGGCTGGCCGGTGCTGGCGATCGAAGGCGTAGAAGCTGATGACGTGATCGGCACGCTGGCCAAGCGGGCTGCCGAGCAGGACGTGCACACCATCGTCTCGACAGGCGACAAGGATCTGGCCCAGTTGGTCAACAGCCATGTCACGCTCGTCAACACCATGACAGGCGAAGTGCTGGACGAGCCCGGCGTCGTCAACAAATTCGGCGTGCCGCCCGACCGCATCGTGGACTACCTGATGCTGGTGGGCGATACCGTGGATAACGTACCCGGCGTAACCAAGGTCGGTCCCAAGACGGCGGTTAAATGGCTGTCGGAATTCGGTTCGATCGACAAGCTTGTCGAAAACGCCGACGGGATCAAGGGCGTGGCCGGCAGCAATCTGCGTGAAGCCATGCCGAATTTTCCGCTGACGCGCCAACTGCTGACAGTGAAGTACGACTGCGATCTGGCCGGCCACGTGGAAACCGTGGACGATCTGACGCCGCGTGAACGCGACGACGCCACGCTGACTGAACTGTATGAACGTTACGGGTTCCGCACCTGGCTGCGTGACCTGACGGGCGACACTGAGCGCGTGCCCACGGGCGATGCGCGAATCGCTGCCGAGGCGCCCGCGGCCCCGACCGAAGTGGACTACCGCATCATTTCCGACTGGACCGAATTCGACGCCTGGGTCGAGCGACTGAAGGACGCGCCGCTCGCGGCGCTGGATACCGAGACCACATCGCTTGATCAGATGCAGGCCAAGCTGGTGGGCCTGTCGCTGTCGGTAAAACCTGGCGTCGCCTGCTATATCCCGGTAGCCCATCGTGGTCCGGACAACGCCCCGCAATTGCCCAAGGCCGAGGTGCTGGCCCGCCTGAAGCCGTGGCTGGAAGACGCCTCCCGCGCCAAGCTGCTACATCACGCCAAATACGACACGCATGTGTTCGCCAACGAAGGCATCAAGCTGGCGGGCGTGACTGACGACACGATGCTGCAAGCCTACGTGTTGGAGTCGCATCGCGGCGTGGGCCTGACCGAGCTGGCGCAGCGCTATCTGGGCCGCAGCGGAGTGTCCTACGAGGACCTTTGCGGCAAGGGCGCCAAGCAGATCGGCTTTGATGAAGTCGCCGTCGACAAGGCGGGGCACTACGCCGCGGAAGACGCAGACTTCACCTTGCAGCTGCATCAGGTGCTGCGCCCGATGGTGTCGGCGGACGAAGGGTTAAATCGCATCTATCTGCTTGAGATGCAGGTCTCGGCAGTGCTGACCACCATCGAGCGCAACGGCGTCAAGGTGGACGCAGCGGAATTGGGGCGCCAGAGCCACAAGCTGGGCCAGGAAATGCTGCTGCTGGAACAGAAGGCCTATGAACTGGCCGGGCAGCCCTTCAATCTGAATTCGCCCAAGCAATTGGGTGAAATCCTGTTCGGGCGTATGCAGTTGCCGGTGGTCCGCAAGACCGCAAGCGGCGCGCCGTCTACCGACGAAGACGTATTGAGCAAGCTGGCGCTGGACTATCCGCTGCCCCAGGTGCTGCTGGAATACCGCGGCCTGTCCAAGCTGAAGTCCACCTACACGGACAAGCTGCCGCGCATGATCAACCCCGATACGGGGCGTGTGCATACGCGTTATGCGCAAGCCGCGGTCATCACCGGCCGCTTGGCATCGTCGGACCCCAATCTGCAGAACATCCCGGTGCGCACCGAGGCCGGACGGCGCGTGCGCGAGGCGTTCATCGCCGAGCAGGGCTTGCTGCTGTCGGCGGACTATTCGCAGATCGAACTGCGCATCATGGCGCACGTGTCCGATGACGCCAACCTGCAACGCGCTTTTGCCGCAGGCGAGGACATTCACCGGGCGACCGCGTCGGAAGTGTTTGGGGTGTCTCTGGAAAACGTGACGTCTGAACAGCGCCGTGCCGCCAAGGCCATCAATTTCGGTCTGATCTACGGCATGGGCGTGTTTGGACTGGCGTCTAACCTGGGCATCACGCGTGATGCGGCGCAGGCCTATATCGACCGCTATTTCGCCCGTTATCCCGGCGTGGCGATGTATATGGACGATACCCGCCGCTTGGCGCGCGAACAGGGTTACGTGGAAACCGTTTTCGGACGCCGGCTGCAACTGCCGGAGATCCGCGGCGCCTCGGGTCCGCGCCGGCAAGGCGCCGAACGCGCGGCCATCAATGCGCCTATGCAGGGCACGGCGGCCGACTTGATCAAGATGGCGATGGTGGCGGTGCAGGATTGGCTGGAAGCCGAGAAACTGCAAACCCGCATGATCATGCAGGTCCACGATGAACTGGTGCTGGAAACGCCTGACGCCGAGCTTGAACTGGTCAAGGAAGCCCTGCCGCGCTTGATGTGCAACGTGGCTGAACTGCGCGTGCCGCTGGTGGCCGAGGTAGGCATGGGCAAAAACTGGGAACAGGCTCACTGA
- a CDS encoding TIGR00730 family Rossman fold protein — MSEIRTAADELAHIGPAVSVFGSARVSRNSPHYETTVAISAALAGAGFAVIAGGGPGIMEAANKGAFEAGGTSIGLNISLPHEAHNNEYQTISLSFEYFFSRKATFFMHSFAYVAMPGGFGTLDELFEALTLIQTGKVPPAPIVLVGSEYWSGLVEWLGGQVLANGMIGAHDLDLFIIEDDPIKVVRRVVEFHEKVNSDAQYAPAMPA; from the coding sequence ATGTCAGAGATACGGACGGCGGCAGACGAGCTCGCACACATCGGGCCCGCGGTCAGCGTCTTTGGCAGTGCACGAGTCAGCCGGAACTCCCCCCACTATGAAACCACCGTCGCCATTTCGGCCGCGTTGGCCGGCGCCGGTTTTGCGGTGATTGCAGGAGGCGGCCCGGGCATCATGGAGGCCGCCAATAAAGGCGCGTTCGAGGCAGGCGGCACCAGCATCGGGCTGAACATCAGCCTGCCGCACGAAGCGCACAACAACGAATACCAAACCATCAGCCTGTCGTTCGAATATTTCTTTTCGCGCAAGGCCACATTCTTCATGCACAGCTTCGCCTATGTGGCGATGCCGGGCGGTTTTGGCACCCTGGACGAGCTCTTCGAAGCGTTGACGCTGATCCAGACCGGCAAGGTGCCGCCCGCGCCCATCGTGCTGGTAGGCAGCGAATATTGGTCTGGCCTGGTGGAATGGCTGGGTGGCCAGGTTTTGGCCAATGGCATGATTGGCGCGCACGACCTCGATCTTTTCATCATCGAGGACGACCCCATCAAGGTCGTGCGCCGTGTCGTGGAATTCCACGAAAAGGTCAATTCAGACGCGCAGTACGCTCCGGCCATGCCCGCCTGA
- a CDS encoding M20 family metallopeptidase, which translates to MGAIDTLAPFIDARSERYAELSDRIWSLAELRYDEHKSAELHIAMLEEAGFRITRDAAGIPTAFVAEAGEGGPVIAILGEYDALSGLSQESGAYACQPSPETPNGNGHGCGHHLLGTAAHFAAVAVKEFLASNGLPGTIRFYGCPAEEGGSGKTFMARAGLFDDVDAALTWHPASHTGIFHQSSLANIQAYFRFRGIAAHAANSPHLGRSALDAVELMNVGVNYLREHMVPDARVHYAVTNSGGISPNVVQARAEVLYLVRAPINSQAAELYERVKNVARGAALMTDCQLDIVFDKACSNYMPNSELNKVMYANMVALEGPAYTAGEEQTARRMWDVISEDDIDNAGKNLGAVLRNPTPLFSGVAAFDASKTEITYGSTDVGDVSWVTPTAQCWGACYAYGTPFHSWQMVAQGKMSMAHKGMVHAAKVIAATAADLYTQPEALARARQELLEARRGQPYVCPIPADVVPSFMRK; encoded by the coding sequence ATGGGTGCCATCGACACACTCGCGCCGTTTATCGACGCGCGCAGCGAGCGTTACGCAGAACTGAGTGACCGCATCTGGAGCCTGGCCGAACTGCGGTACGACGAGCACAAATCGGCTGAACTGCATATCGCGATGCTGGAGGAGGCGGGGTTTCGCATTACGCGGGACGCTGCCGGCATACCTACCGCCTTCGTGGCGGAGGCGGGAGAGGGCGGGCCAGTCATTGCGATTCTGGGCGAATACGATGCGCTGTCCGGCTTGAGCCAGGAAAGCGGTGCTTACGCTTGCCAGCCGTCGCCGGAAACGCCCAACGGCAATGGACATGGCTGCGGCCATCACCTGTTGGGCACTGCCGCGCATTTTGCTGCGGTGGCCGTGAAGGAGTTCTTGGCGTCCAACGGACTGCCCGGCACCATCCGCTTCTATGGCTGTCCCGCGGAAGAGGGCGGCTCGGGCAAGACCTTCATGGCGCGGGCCGGATTGTTTGATGACGTGGATGCTGCACTGACCTGGCACCCGGCGTCCCACACTGGAATTTTTCATCAGTCGTCGCTGGCCAATATTCAGGCGTATTTCCGCTTTCGCGGGATTGCCGCGCATGCCGCGAACTCGCCGCATTTGGGCCGCAGCGCGTTGGACGCAGTGGAATTGATGAATGTGGGCGTGAATTATCTGCGCGAGCACATGGTGCCGGATGCGCGGGTGCATTACGCCGTGACCAACAGCGGCGGCATTTCGCCCAACGTGGTGCAGGCGCGCGCAGAGGTCTTGTACCTGGTGCGGGCGCCCATCAATTCGCAAGCAGCCGAGCTCTATGAACGCGTCAAGAATGTGGCGCGTGGCGCGGCCTTGATGACGGACTGCCAGCTCGATATCGTTTTCGACAAGGCGTGTTCCAACTACATGCCCAACAGCGAGTTGAACAAGGTCATGTACGCCAATATGGTGGCGCTGGAAGGCCCGGCTTATACCGCGGGTGAAGAGCAGACGGCACGCCGCATGTGGGACGTGATCAGCGAAGACGATATCGATAACGCAGGCAAGAATCTGGGCGCCGTGTTGCGCAACCCGACGCCGCTGTTCTCAGGCGTGGCGGCTTTTGACGCCAGCAAGACGGAAATCACTTACGGATCGACGGACGTGGGTGACGTCAGTTGGGTGACGCCCACCGCGCAATGCTGGGGCGCATGTTACGCCTACGGCACACCGTTCCATTCATGGCAGATGGTGGCGCAAGGCAAGATGTCCATGGCGCACAAGGGCATGGTGCACGCGGCCAAGGTCATCGCGGCCACCGCCGCTGACCTGTATACGCAGCCCGAGGCGCTGGCCCGCGCCAGGCAAGAGCTGCTGGAGGCGCGCCGGGGGCAACCTTATGTGTGCCCGATTCCCGCAGACGTGGTGCCGTCATTCATGCGTAAATGA